Part of the Prevotella communis genome is shown below.
CTGGAGTATCAGGTCCTTGAGGGCTTTCTCGCGTCGCTTAAACATGTATCTCTCCGTCGTTTACTTCGTAGAGCTTATAGTCAAAACTGCTCTTCGACAGGATTTGGTCTATATGGTCACGATTGGTGTCGGTAATGAATATCTGACCGAACTGGTCGCTGGCCACCAGCTGGATAATCTGTTCTACACGCTGTGCATCCAGCTTGTCGAAGATGTCATCAAGCAGGAGTAGGGGCGTGGTCTGTGCATTGGTGCGTTTCAGGAACTCAAACTGTGCCAGTTTCAGGGCAATCACGAACGTCTTCTGCTGGCCCTGACTGCCTTCACGGCGCATGGGATGTCCGTCGAGCATAATCTCAAGGTCGTCACGGTGAATGCCGTGCAGGGAATAGCCCACGGCTCTGTCCTTGAAGCGGTCGCGCTGAATCACCTCCAGCAAGGGACCGCGCTGACAATGTGATGTGTATTTCAGTGACACCTGTTCGTGTCCACCGGATATGGTCTCATAGAACTGTTGAAACAATGGTATCAGCTGTTCTACGAAGTCCGCACGTTTCTGATAGATTATCTCACCCTCGCGTGCCATCTGTTCTTCCCATAGCGACAGGAGTTCCGGGTCTGGCTCGCGGT
Proteins encoded:
- the recF gene encoding DNA replication/repair protein RecF (All proteins in this family for which functions are known are DNA-binding proteins that assist the filamentation of RecA onto DNA for the initiation of recombination or recombinational repair.) yields the protein MILEHLSIINYKNIQEATLELSPNINCFIGHNGAGKTNVLDAVYFLSFCHSAQTTQDSLVIRHDQDFFMLEGEYQTSDLRSSSARLLPEGRKNPQNSTFTIHCGMKRGTKKVFRRDKKAYQRLSEHIGLIPIVLISPADIQLIEGSSEERRRLMDVVISQLDHPYLESLNRYNKALQQRNAMLKIEDREPDPELLSLWEEQMAREGEIIYQKRADFVEQLIPLFQQFYETISGGHEQVSLKYTSHCQRGPLLEVIQRDRFKDRAVGYSLHGIHRDDLEIMLDGHPMRREGSQGQQKTFVIALKLAQFEFLKRTNAQTTPLLLLDDIFDKLDAQRVEQIIQLVASDQFGQIFITDTNRDHIDQILSKSSFDYKLYEVNDGEIHV